In a genomic window of Callithrix jacchus isolate 240 chromosome 22, calJac240_pri, whole genome shotgun sequence:
- the ZNF304 gene encoding zinc finger protein 304 isoform X1, whose product MDRVQSCVTFEDVFVYFSREEWELLEEAQRFLYRDVMLENFALVATLGFWCETENEEAPSEQSISLEGVSQVRTAESGLFQAHPCELCDPLLKDILHLTEHQGSHLAQKLYTHGPCRRRFSFSAQFYQHQKQRNGENCFRGDEGGASFMKSCTICMLGRSFTCREEEMDLPDSSGLFQHQTTYSRVSPCERTECMESFPHSSSLGQHQGDYDGQMLFVCGDEGNAFLNTFTLLDSQIAHAEVRPFTCLPRGNGFKEKSALINPRKSHSGETHVCKECGKAFIHLHHLKMHQKFHTGKRHYTCSECGKAFSRKDTLVQHQRVHTGERSYDCSECGKAYSRSSHLVQHQRIHTGERPYKCNECGKAFSRKDTLVQHQRFHTGERPYECSECGKFFSQSSHLIEHWRIHTGARPYECIECGKFFSHNSSLIKHRRVHTGARSYVCSKCGKAFGCKDTLVQHQIIHTGARPYECSECGKAFSRKDTLVQHQKIHTGERPYECGECGKFFSHSSNLIVHQRIHTGAKPYECSECGKCFSHNSSLILHQRVHTGTRPYVCSECGKAYISSSHLVQHKKVHTGARPYECSECGKFFSRNSGLILHQRVHTGEKPYVCSECGKAYSRSSHLVRHQKAHTGERPHGCNSFGDPLPASLKLV is encoded by the exons AGTTGTGTGACCTTCGAGGACGTGTTCGTGTACTTCTCTCGAGAGGAGTGGGAACTCCTTGAGGAGGCGCAGAGATTCCTGTACCGTgatgtgatgctggagaactTTGCCCTTGTGGCCACACTGG GTTTTTGGTGTGAAACAGAAAATGAGGAGGCACCTTCAGAGCAGAGCATTTCTTTAGAAGGAGTGTCACAGGTCAGGACTGCTGAGTCAGGTCTCTTCCAAGCACACCCATGTGAGTTGTGTGACCCACTCTTGAAAGACATTTTGCACCTGACTGAACACCAGGGATCACACCTTGCACAGAAACTGTATACACATGGGCCGTGTAGGAGAAGATTCTCATTCAGTGCACAATTTTACCAGCACCAGAAGCAACGTAATGGAGAGAATTGTTTCCGAGGGGATGAGGGAGGGGCCTCCTTTATGAAGAGCTGTACAATCTGCATGTTAGGGAGATCCTTTACCTgcagggaggaggagatggactTACCAGACAGCTCTGGCCTCTTCCAGCACCAGACCACTTACAGTAGGGTGAGTCCATGCGAAAGGACTGAGTGCATGGAGTCTTTCCCACACAGCTCCAGTCTTGGGCAACACCAAGGAGACTATGATGGACAGATGCTTTTCGTTTGTGGTGATGAAGGGAACGCCTTTCTGAACACCTTTACTCTTCTTGACAGCCAGATAGCACATGCTGAGGTGAGACCCTTTACATGCCTCCCACGTGGAAATGGGTTCAAGGAGAAATCAGCTCTTATTAATCCCAGAAAAAGCCACAGTGGAGAAACTCATGTGTGTAAGGAGTGTGGAAAAGCCTTCATTCACTTGCACCACCTAAAAATGCACCAGAAATTTCACACTGGAAAAAGACATTATACGTGCAGCGAATGCGGGAAGGCCTTCAGCCGCAAGGACACACTCGTTCAGCACCAGagagttcacactggagaaagaTCTTATGACTGCAGTGAATGTGGAAAAGCCTACAGCAGAAGCTCCCACCTTGTTCAACACCAGAGAATTCACACAGGAGAAAGGCCTTATAAGTGCAacgaatgtgggaaagccttcagccGTAAAGACACACTTGTTCAGCACCAGAGATTTCATACTGGAGAAAGGCCTTATGAGTGCAGTGAATGTGGAAAGTTCTTTAGCCAGAGCTCCCACCTTATTGAACACTGGAGAATTCACACTGGGGCAAGGCCTTATGAATGCATAGAATGTGGAAAATTCTTTAGCCATAACTCTAGCCTCATTAAACATCGGAGGGTCCACACGGGAGCAAGGTCCTACGTGTGCAGCAAATGTGGGAAGGCCTTTGGCTGCAAAGACACACTCGTTCAGCACCAGATAATCCACACTGGAGCAAGGCCTTATGagtgcagtgaatgtgggaaggccttcagCCGTAAAGACACACTTGTGCAGCACCAAAAAATCCACACTGGAGAAAGGCCTTATGAGTGTGGTGAATGTGGCAAATTCTTCAGCCACAGCTCCAACCTTATTGTACAccagagaattcacactggagccAAGCCTTATGAGTGCAGCGAATGTGGAAAATGCTTTAGCCACAACTCCAGCCTCATTCTGCACCAGAGAGTTCACACAGGAACAAGGCCTTACGTGTGCAGTGAGTGTGGGAAGGCTTACATTAGTAGCTCCCACCTTGTGCAGCACAAGAAAGTACACACTGGAGCAAGACCTTACGagtgcagtgaatgtgggaaatTCTTCAGCCGCAACTCTGGCCTCATCCTGCACCAGAGGGTTCACACTGGGGAAAAGCCTTATGTATGCAGTGAGTGTGGGAAAGCCTACAGCCGAAGCTCCCATCTCGTTCGTCACCAGAAAGCACACACTGGGGAAAGACCTCATGGGTGCAACAGTTTTGGTGACCCTTTACCTGCATCTCTTAAACTTGTTTAA
- the ZNF304 gene encoding zinc finger protein 304 isoform X2: MLENFALVATLGFWCETENEEAPSEQSISLEGVSQVRTAESGLFQAHPCELCDPLLKDILHLTEHQGSHLAQKLYTHGPCRRRFSFSAQFYQHQKQRNGENCFRGDEGGASFMKSCTICMLGRSFTCREEEMDLPDSSGLFQHQTTYSRVSPCERTECMESFPHSSSLGQHQGDYDGQMLFVCGDEGNAFLNTFTLLDSQIAHAEVRPFTCLPRGNGFKEKSALINPRKSHSGETHVCKECGKAFIHLHHLKMHQKFHTGKRHYTCSECGKAFSRKDTLVQHQRVHTGERSYDCSECGKAYSRSSHLVQHQRIHTGERPYKCNECGKAFSRKDTLVQHQRFHTGERPYECSECGKFFSQSSHLIEHWRIHTGARPYECIECGKFFSHNSSLIKHRRVHTGARSYVCSKCGKAFGCKDTLVQHQIIHTGARPYECSECGKAFSRKDTLVQHQKIHTGERPYECGECGKFFSHSSNLIVHQRIHTGAKPYECSECGKCFSHNSSLILHQRVHTGTRPYVCSECGKAYISSSHLVQHKKVHTGARPYECSECGKFFSRNSGLILHQRVHTGEKPYVCSECGKAYSRSSHLVRHQKAHTGERPHGCNSFGDPLPASLKLV, translated from the exons atgctggagaactTTGCCCTTGTGGCCACACTGG GTTTTTGGTGTGAAACAGAAAATGAGGAGGCACCTTCAGAGCAGAGCATTTCTTTAGAAGGAGTGTCACAGGTCAGGACTGCTGAGTCAGGTCTCTTCCAAGCACACCCATGTGAGTTGTGTGACCCACTCTTGAAAGACATTTTGCACCTGACTGAACACCAGGGATCACACCTTGCACAGAAACTGTATACACATGGGCCGTGTAGGAGAAGATTCTCATTCAGTGCACAATTTTACCAGCACCAGAAGCAACGTAATGGAGAGAATTGTTTCCGAGGGGATGAGGGAGGGGCCTCCTTTATGAAGAGCTGTACAATCTGCATGTTAGGGAGATCCTTTACCTgcagggaggaggagatggactTACCAGACAGCTCTGGCCTCTTCCAGCACCAGACCACTTACAGTAGGGTGAGTCCATGCGAAAGGACTGAGTGCATGGAGTCTTTCCCACACAGCTCCAGTCTTGGGCAACACCAAGGAGACTATGATGGACAGATGCTTTTCGTTTGTGGTGATGAAGGGAACGCCTTTCTGAACACCTTTACTCTTCTTGACAGCCAGATAGCACATGCTGAGGTGAGACCCTTTACATGCCTCCCACGTGGAAATGGGTTCAAGGAGAAATCAGCTCTTATTAATCCCAGAAAAAGCCACAGTGGAGAAACTCATGTGTGTAAGGAGTGTGGAAAAGCCTTCATTCACTTGCACCACCTAAAAATGCACCAGAAATTTCACACTGGAAAAAGACATTATACGTGCAGCGAATGCGGGAAGGCCTTCAGCCGCAAGGACACACTCGTTCAGCACCAGagagttcacactggagaaagaTCTTATGACTGCAGTGAATGTGGAAAAGCCTACAGCAGAAGCTCCCACCTTGTTCAACACCAGAGAATTCACACAGGAGAAAGGCCTTATAAGTGCAacgaatgtgggaaagccttcagccGTAAAGACACACTTGTTCAGCACCAGAGATTTCATACTGGAGAAAGGCCTTATGAGTGCAGTGAATGTGGAAAGTTCTTTAGCCAGAGCTCCCACCTTATTGAACACTGGAGAATTCACACTGGGGCAAGGCCTTATGAATGCATAGAATGTGGAAAATTCTTTAGCCATAACTCTAGCCTCATTAAACATCGGAGGGTCCACACGGGAGCAAGGTCCTACGTGTGCAGCAAATGTGGGAAGGCCTTTGGCTGCAAAGACACACTCGTTCAGCACCAGATAATCCACACTGGAGCAAGGCCTTATGagtgcagtgaatgtgggaaggccttcagCCGTAAAGACACACTTGTGCAGCACCAAAAAATCCACACTGGAGAAAGGCCTTATGAGTGTGGTGAATGTGGCAAATTCTTCAGCCACAGCTCCAACCTTATTGTACAccagagaattcacactggagccAAGCCTTATGAGTGCAGCGAATGTGGAAAATGCTTTAGCCACAACTCCAGCCTCATTCTGCACCAGAGAGTTCACACAGGAACAAGGCCTTACGTGTGCAGTGAGTGTGGGAAGGCTTACATTAGTAGCTCCCACCTTGTGCAGCACAAGAAAGTACACACTGGAGCAAGACCTTACGagtgcagtgaatgtgggaaatTCTTCAGCCGCAACTCTGGCCTCATCCTGCACCAGAGGGTTCACACTGGGGAAAAGCCTTATGTATGCAGTGAGTGTGGGAAAGCCTACAGCCGAAGCTCCCATCTCGTTCGTCACCAGAAAGCACACACTGGGGAAAGACCTCATGGGTGCAACAGTTTTGGTGACCCTTTACCTGCATCTCTTAAACTTGTTTAA